GGAAAAATGTTTAATCCAGGATTGCATGGGGGTTGATGGGGATAACAGTATCTACACACTGAGCCCGTAGGGCGCAATAACCGAAGGGCATTGCGCCGTATATCAGCCGCCAGAGAAAAGCACCCGCGTAGCGCGCCTTTATAAAAGCCTGCACAAATCCCTGGCCAATGCGTGGCGCAAGGTCAACTCTAAAAGATTGCTCTGCGAGACATTGGTCATCGTCAATCAAAACGACTTTGCTTTGGGATGTACTTCATGCGGCGCAATGCCCTTCGGATATTGCGCCCTACACACTGAGCCCGTAGGGCGCAATAACCGAAGGGCATTGCGCCGTATGTCCGCCGTCAGGGAAAAGCACCCGCGTAGCACGCCTTTATAAAAGCCTGCACAAATCCCTGGCCAAGGCGTGGCGCAAGGTTAACTCTAAAAGATTGCTCTGCGAGGCATTGGCCATCGTCAATCAAAATGATTCTGCTTTGGGAGGTGCTTCATGCGGCGCAATGCCCTTCGGATATTGCGCCCTACACATTTAGCACTATATTTCAGGGGCAGTGCCTATCCATAGTTAGCCCGCAGCGCCTTGCTGTCGGGCCGGGTCTGCTGCGCGGACCGACTGCTCGGTGGGCAGCCAGATCGTAAAGGTTGACCCTTCTCCCTCAACGCTGCGCAGGCTGATGTCGCCGCCCATCAGGCGGCAGATGCGGCGGCAGATGGCGAGCCCCAGCCCTGTACCCCCATACTTCATCTCTGCGCCGGTGGTGGACTGCTGGAAGGGCTGAAACAGGCTGTCGATCTCATCTTCCGGTATGCCGATGCCGGTGTCGACCACATCGATGGTTATCCAGGTTTTTTGTTCGTGATCGGTCAGCTGCGTGTTGACGGTGATGGTGCCGTTTTGGGTGAACTTCACCGCGTTGCTGAACAGATTCATCAGCACCTGCCTCAGGCGCATGGGGTCTATCAGGGCAATGCCCAGCGGCTGGTGGTTGTTGGCGACCAGGGTGTTGTTGTTTTTCTTCAGGCTGGGCTGGAAGGATTCGATGGTTTCGTTGATGAGCCGGTCGATATCGGTTTCATGCAGCGATAACTGCATCTTGCCCGCCTCGATTTTTGAGATGTCGAGAATGTCATTGATCAGGCTGAGCAGGTGATGGCCGGATTTGGAGATATTGTTGAGGTCGGGTATCTGTTGGGTATCTGGCGTTCCTTTCAGATCCTCGATCATCAGTTCGCTGTAGCCAATGATGGCGTTGAGCGGTGTACGCAGCTCATGGCTCATGTTGGCGAGAAAGGCGCTCTTGGTTTTATTGGCGGCTTCGGCGTTTTCCTTGGCCTCGTACAACTCCTCCTGATTCATCTGTCGTTCCAGGGAAAGCCCCACCCAGCTGCCGATCAGGTGCATCAGGTCCTGGTCGGTTTCGGTAAAGGGGTAGGCGCGCGGATAGCGGCTGGAAAAATTGACGGTGCCGAATTTCTTGCCGCGCACGCTGATGTTTGCGGCGATGTACGATTCCAGTTGGGAGAATTCATAGTAGGCGCTGTCGGCGTGTGCGGATTTCCCGGTGTTGTTGATGGCGACGCCTTTTTCGGAGGCAAAGGTCACGCTGCAGAAGGTTTTGTCCAGCGGTAGACACTTGCCGGGCGTCACCCCATACGACGCCGGGGCGTGGGTGTGCAAAAAGGTGTTGGTTTGTTGCTCGGTGTCGATCCGGCAGACCTTGGCAATCTCCAGATCCAGCAGCCGGCAACCCAGCTGGAGCATTTCGGAAACCTGTTCGTCGATGTTCAGGCCGGCCTTCGATGAAACCTCGTACAGTTCCCGAATGCGGCGGCCCTGCTCCAGCAGGGCGTCTTCCGTCTTTTCAGTTCGACGCACCACAAAGAGGGTGAACCCGCCGAGCATCAGGGCGACGCTGCCAAACAGGCCGATGAGCCAGTAGGTGGTGCGATTGCGATGGGCCACCTCGGCGATCTTGGATTCCACCTGACTGCGCTGCTGATCCAGCAGATCGGATATCTCTTCCACAAAAATATCCTGGGTGGGCACCACTTCATCCAATAGCATCTTATTGGCAGCCTCAAGTTTTTCCTCGAGGATCAGGTTGAGCACCCGGTTTTGTGCGGCCCCTCCCTTGTTAAGCGTGTTACGAATCTGCTCCCATACCTGTCGCTCCCGGGGATGCATCGGCTGCGCCAGCAGTTCGCTGCGGGTCGATCTGAAGATGCTGCCCAGCTCATAAAAGCGCCGCTCTTCTTCCTCCTGGTCAAACGGGTCGGGCATGATGCTCATGCGATGCAGGGCCAGCGCACGGCGATAGGCGGCATTGCGCATGATGGCAATCTGGCGGGTCTCTAACTGGGCATCGGCGATCTCGTTGAGGATGGCCTCGTTGGTATAGACGTTAAACACCCAGATGGTGATCAACACCAGCAGGCAGGCCACGATGGTGACAAACCCGGTAGTGATGATGGTCTTTGATTGTGTTTTTGTCTGGCTTAGATCCATTTTTTTCCGACTGCTTTTTTGTGAATATTTGTTGTAAAAACGGTGTAAAACCGTTGTAAAAAACTGTTCTAAAAAACCACTGGCTGACTGTGTGGCAGTGGCCGATATCGTGGGGGCTGTCTGACCTTCGTTCCTGATGGCAATCCATCAGGTTCAGAATCGGTAGGAAGGGGCTAAATCTTTAGCTTTCAGGTGCTGTTCTGTGTGCCAGGGGGTATTGATGGACGAGAGGGCGCCCGTGAACCAGAGGGTATACACCGGATCAAGAAGGTAACCGACCGAGGGCGGCTGGGCGTAATGGTCGCCCAGCCGGTGGGGGTTTTTTATAGATTAGGCCTTGCCCTGCAACTGCAGGACGATGGCCTCGTTCTCCAGCGTGGAGATGTCCTGGGTGATCTCTTCGCCAGCGGCGATGGTGCGCAACAGGCGGCGCATGATCTTGCCGGAGCGGGTCTTGGGCAGGTTGTCGGAAAAGCGCATGTCATCGGGTTTGGCGATGGGGCCGATCTGCTTGCCCACCCAGTCACGCAATTCCTTTGTCAGGGCCTCGTCGATGCCGTCTTTGGGTCGCTCACCGCGCAATACCACAAAGGCGAAGATGCTCTCACCCTTGATCTCGTGGGGTCGGCCCACCACGGCGGCCTCGGCCACCTTGGGGTGGGCGACGAGGGCGGACTCCACCTCCATGGTGCCGAGACGATGGCCGGAGACGTTGAGCACGTCGTCGATGCGGCCCATGATCCAGAAGTAGCCGTCTTCGTCGCGCCGCGCATTGTCGCCGGCGACGTACAGCTTGCCATCGAACATCTTCCAGTAGGTGTCGTAGTAGCGTTGCTCGTCACCCCAGACGGTGCGGATCATCGACGGCCAGGGTTTGCGGATCACCAGCACGCCGCCCTGGTTGGGCGCGGTGATGCTGTTGCCCTGATTGTCGACGATGTCGGCGGCGATACCGGGCAGGGCCAGGGTGCAGGAGCCGGGCTTGGTGGCCACGGCGCCCGGTACGGGGGCGATCATGTGCGCCCCGGTTTCCGTCTGCCACCAGGTGTCGACGATGGGGCAGCGTTCATCACCAATAACCTTGTGGTACCACATCCAGGCCTCGGGGTTGATGGGTTCGCCCACCGTGCCCAGCAGGCGGATGCTGCTCAGATCATAGCGGTTGGGGAAGGCATCGCCGGCCTTCATCAGGGCGCGGATGGCGGTGGGCGCGGTATAGAAGATGCTGACCTTATGGTCCTGACAGACCTTCCAGAATCGCCCGGCATCGGGCACCGTGGGCGCGCCTTCGTACATCAGCAGGGTGGCCCCGACCGCCAGCGGCCCGAAGGCCACGTAGGTATGGCCGGTGATCCAGCCCACGTCGGCGGTGCACCAGAAGACATCGCGGTCATTGATGTCGAACACCCATTTCATGGTCACGATGGCGTTCAGCAGATAGCCGCCGGTGGAGTGCTGAACGCCCTTCGGCTTGCCGGTGGAGCCGGAGGTGTAGAGCAGGAACAGCGGGTGTTCGCTGCCGACCCATACCGGCTCGCAGGTGTCGGCCTGGGCGTCGGCCAGCTCGTGCCACCAGATGTCGCGCGTGGCGGTCATGTTCACCGCATGGCCGGTGCGCCTGAGCACAATGACCTGCTCGATAGTGGCGCAGCCGTGGCTGAGGGCCTCATCCGTCGCCGCCTTCAGTTCCACGGTCTTGCCGCCACGGTGTGCGCCATCGGCGGTGATCACCAGCCTGGCGCCGGCATTCTCGATGCGGTCCTTGAGGGACTCGGCGGAGAAGCCGCCGAACACCACGGAATGGATGGCGCCGATACGGGCGCAGGCCTGCATGGCGATCGCCGCCTCCGGTGTCATCGGCATGTACAGGATCACGCGGTCCCCCAGCCCGATCCCCAGCGACTTCAGGCCATTGGCGAAGCGACAGACATCGCGGTGCAGCTCGGCATAGCTGATGTGTCGGGTGTCGCCCGGCTCGCCCTCGAAGACGATGGCGGTCTTGTCGCCGCGCTCGGCCAGATGGCGGTCAAGGCAGTTGTAGGACAGGTTGAGCGTGCCGTCACTGAACCACTCATAGTGCGGCGCCTTGCTCTCGTCCAGCACCGTGGTGAAGGGGGTGTGCCAGTCCAATTCATCGCGGGCAAGCCCGGCCCAGAAGCCTTCGTGGTCCGCCTCGGCCCTGGCCCTCAGCTCATCCAGTTCGGCACGACTTTTGATCAATGCCTGGCGGGAAAACTCTGCGCTGGGCGCAAATAGCCGGTTTTCCTGCAGGCTGGACTGGATGTTTTCCTGGGTGGTTTTCCCTGACATGCTGACTCCCGGTTTTATTTAATGGCTGATATTTTTCCAACAACGAGTTTAGAAAATAATTTCTGGTAACGCTAAATAATATTGCCGTGAGGAATGCTACTATAAAAACCCCCTGGACCCCCTCCTTTTGGAGCTGAGCCCGCTTTAGTCAGCGAAGCTAGGTAGGGTGGGCACGTTTTTTGTGCCCACGCGGCAACATCCACAATCATTTTCGTGTTCCCATACAGCATCACCCGAATTCCCTACGCCATACGTCGTTATCATTTTCAGCAATCAGCTCACCGATGCCACGTGGGCACAAAAAACGTGCCCACCCTTGGCTGGCATGGAACCGATTCCACGGTGGTATTGATGGGTGCTATTATCAGGCGCCCTGGATCTCCTCCTTCTGGCTGGTGAGCCTGGCATTCATTGGCACCCACAGAAACAGGACATCATGTTCTCAGCGATAACAAAGACCCTAAAAAGCCGGCCCGGTTATGCCGAGATTCAGGCGGATATCTGGGCGGGCTTGACGGTGGGGGTTATCGCCTTGCCGCTGTCGATGGCACTGGCGATTGCCAGCGGGGTGGCTCCGGTGCATGGGCTTTACACGGCCATGATCGCCGGTATTGTGATTGCGCTCACCGGTGGTTCCAAGGTCAATATCTCCGGCCCAACGGCGGCGTTTGTGGTGGTGCTGTTGCCCATCGTGCATCAGTTTGGGCTGGGGGGGCTGCTGCTCAGTGGCTTTATGGCGGGCATGATTCTGATCGTGATGGGCGTCACCAGACTGGGCAAGCTCATCGAGGTCGTTCCCTATCCGGTGATCATCGGCTTCACGGCAGGTATCGGTGTGGTTATCGCCACCTTCCAGATCAAGGATTTCCTCGGGCTGACCGTGGCGTCCGTGGATGGGCACTATATCGGCAGGCTGGCGTCCACCCTGCAGGCCATGCCGTCAACGAATCTGCAGGAGCTCTTTATCGGGGCGCTGACCCTGGGGACCCTGGTGCTCTGGTCCAGACTGCATTCCCGGATCCCCGGTCACCTGATCGCCTTGTCGCTCGGCACCATCGTGGCCTGGATAGCCAGCCTGCTGTCGGCGGATTTTTCGGTCGCCACTATCGGCAGCCGTTTTCAGTATGAAATAGCGGGCGGTATCGGCAGTGGTATTCCGCCGATTGCGCCGGGTTTTGACTGGCCGTGGAACCTGCCGGGCGCCAACGGCGAACCGCTGGCCATGAGCTGGTCACTGCTGCACTCACTACTGCCGGCTGCCATCACCATCGCGGTGCTGGGTTCGCTGGAATCCCTCTTGTGTGCCGTGGTGGCGGATGGGATGTCGGGCAAGAAGCACAACCCAAACGATGAATTGATTGGCCAGGGTATCGGCAACATGATCGTCCCCCTGTTTGGGGGCATACCCGCCACGGCGGCCATTGCACGCACGGCCGCCAGCATCAAGGCGGGCGCACGTTCGCCGCTGGCGTCCGTCGTGCATGGTGTGTTTATCCT
The window above is part of the Gammaproteobacteria bacterium genome. Proteins encoded here:
- a CDS encoding ATP-binding protein, whose protein sequence is MDLSQTKTQSKTIITTGFVTIVACLLVLITIWVFNVYTNEAILNEIADAQLETRQIAIMRNAAYRRALALHRMSIMPDPFDQEEEERRFYELGSIFRSTRSELLAQPMHPRERQVWEQIRNTLNKGGAAQNRVLNLILEEKLEAANKMLLDEVVPTQDIFVEEISDLLDQQRSQVESKIAEVAHRNRTTYWLIGLFGSVALMLGGFTLFVVRRTEKTEDALLEQGRRIRELYEVSSKAGLNIDEQVSEMLQLGCRLLDLEIAKVCRIDTEQQTNTFLHTHAPASYGVTPGKCLPLDKTFCSVTFASEKGVAINNTGKSAHADSAYYEFSQLESYIAANISVRGKKFGTVNFSSRYPRAYPFTETDQDLMHLIGSWVGLSLERQMNQEELYEAKENAEAANKTKSAFLANMSHELRTPLNAIIGYSELMIEDLKGTPDTQQIPDLNNISKSGHHLLSLINDILDISKIEAGKMQLSLHETDIDRLINETIESFQPSLKKNNNTLVANNHQPLGIALIDPMRLRQVLMNLFSNAVKFTQNGTITVNTQLTDHEQKTWITIDVVDTGIGIPEDEIDSLFQPFQQSTTGAEMKYGGTGLGLAICRRICRLMGGDISLRSVEGEGSTFTIWLPTEQSVRAADPARQQGAAG
- the acs gene encoding acetate--CoA ligase, producing MSGKTTQENIQSSLQENRLFAPSAEFSRQALIKSRAELDELRARAEADHEGFWAGLARDELDWHTPFTTVLDESKAPHYEWFSDGTLNLSYNCLDRHLAERGDKTAIVFEGEPGDTRHISYAELHRDVCRFANGLKSLGIGLGDRVILYMPMTPEAAIAMQACARIGAIHSVVFGGFSAESLKDRIENAGARLVITADGAHRGGKTVELKAATDEALSHGCATIEQVIVLRRTGHAVNMTATRDIWWHELADAQADTCEPVWVGSEHPLFLLYTSGSTGKPKGVQHSTGGYLLNAIVTMKWVFDINDRDVFWCTADVGWITGHTYVAFGPLAVGATLLMYEGAPTVPDAGRFWKVCQDHKVSIFYTAPTAIRALMKAGDAFPNRYDLSSIRLLGTVGEPINPEAWMWYHKVIGDERCPIVDTWWQTETGAHMIAPVPGAVATKPGSCTLALPGIAADIVDNQGNSITAPNQGGVLVIRKPWPSMIRTVWGDEQRYYDTYWKMFDGKLYVAGDNARRDEDGYFWIMGRIDDVLNVSGHRLGTMEVESALVAHPKVAEAAVVGRPHEIKGESIFAFVVLRGERPKDGIDEALTKELRDWVGKQIGPIAKPDDMRFSDNLPKTRSGKIMRRLLRTIAAGEEITQDISTLENEAIVLQLQGKA
- the dauA gene encoding C4-dicarboxylic acid transporter DauA produces the protein MFSAITKTLKSRPGYAEIQADIWAGLTVGVIALPLSMALAIASGVAPVHGLYTAMIAGIVIALTGGSKVNISGPTAAFVVVLLPIVHQFGLGGLLLSGFMAGMILIVMGVTRLGKLIEVVPYPVIIGFTAGIGVVIATFQIKDFLGLTVASVDGHYIGRLASTLQAMPSTNLQELFIGALTLGTLVLWSRLHSRIPGHLIALSLGTIVAWIASLLSADFSVATIGSRFQYEIAGGIGSGIPPIAPGFDWPWNLPGANGEPLAMSWSLLHSLLPAAITIAVLGSLESLLCAVVADGMSGKKHNPNDELIGQGIGNMIVPLFGGIPATAAIARTAASIKAGARSPLASVVHGVFILVAILLIAPVLSYIPMASMAALLLMVAWNMSEAKHFVRTIKVAPVNDVVVLLLCFSLTVLFDMTIAVGVGMGLAAILFIQKSISLTTTTKMEQLHDEYGEVPEAIAIYHINGPLFFGSAQHALKTLTNIAPDVRVVVLDMSAVNMIDMSAIVAMETIIANLKKNHVGLVINNLQSRMILKLRRSGLRKESGHIEFSRSIIEGLRKAKHML